One Trachemys scripta elegans isolate TJP31775 chromosome 4, CAS_Tse_1.0, whole genome shotgun sequence genomic region harbors:
- the GCHFR gene encoding GTP cyclohydrolase 1 feedback regulatory protein isoform X1, with translation MQPSSQTPLRGSLRYAAGTACCLCSQALSAATPGRIPVSTRGKEVGPTMVGDEHSDQHLMDYLGAIKRNMLGNHFWEYYVNDAPRIVLDKLEKYGYRVVSMTGVGQTLVWCLHKE, from the exons ATGCAGCCCTCCTCGCAAACGCCCCTGCGAGGCTCTCTCAGGTACGCTGCAGGAACCGCCTGCTGTCTTTGCAGCCAGGCACTGAGCGCAGCAACCCCTGGGAGAATCCCCGTCAGCACGAGGGGAAAG GAAGTTGGACCCACAATGGTTGGAGATGAACATTCTGATCAACATCTGATGGACTACCTGGGTGCCATTAAGAGGAACATGCTGGGGAACCATTT CTGGGAGTACTACGTGAATGATGCACCCCGTATTGTGttggacaagctggagaaataTGGCTACCGAGTGGTCAGCATGACAGGGGTGGGCCAGACCCTGGTTTGGTGCCTCCACAAGGAGTAG
- the GCHFR gene encoding GTP cyclohydrolase 1 feedback regulatory protein isoform X2 has product MPYVLISTQIRMEVGPTMVGDEHSDQHLMDYLGAIKRNMLGNHFWEYYVNDAPRIVLDKLEKYGYRVVSMTGVGQTLVWCLHKE; this is encoded by the exons ATGCCCTACGTTCTCATCAGCACGCAGATCCGCATG GAAGTTGGACCCACAATGGTTGGAGATGAACATTCTGATCAACATCTGATGGACTACCTGGGTGCCATTAAGAGGAACATGCTGGGGAACCATTT CTGGGAGTACTACGTGAATGATGCACCCCGTATTGTGttggacaagctggagaaataTGGCTACCGAGTGGTCAGCATGACAGGGGTGGGCCAGACCCTGGTTTGGTGCCTCCACAAGGAGTAG
- the C4H15orf62 gene encoding uncharacterized protein C15orf62 homolog, mitochondrial: protein MDTWRRGSIKSTTFFKRLSFRRHKKLGNQVIILNQNSQTLENNGQYKREPLRDLKDKSEYQLCKSEQNLAQAQAPPKPPRLYLDSSSCPNIIDHTESHSTAISFSSVTPQYHKATQTHGTNSHTVQATDCGTSETGSDPFLSFKVDLGLSLLEDVLQTLRKQNPRDYAA, encoded by the coding sequence ATGGATACTTGGCGGAGAGGATCCATTAAATCCACAACGTTCTTCAAGCGTCTTTCGTTCAGGAGGCATAAAAAGCTGGGTAATCAAGTCATTATTTTGAATCAGAACAGCCAGACACTTGAGAACAATGGACAGTACAAGAGGGAACCACTAAGAGACCTGAAGGATAAATCCGAGTACCAGTTATGTAAGAGTGAGCAAAATCTAGCTCAGGCACAGGCACCTCCTAAGCCACCCCGGCTGTATCTGGACAGTTCCAGCTGCCCCAACATAATTGACCACACAGAGTCTCACTCTACAGCCATCTCCTTTTCCAGTGTCACCCCTCAGTACCATAAGGCGACACAAACACACGGGACTAACTCCCACACGGTCCAGGCTACAGACTGTGGGACCTCTGAAACAGGCTCTGATCCCTTCCTTTCCTTCAAAGTGGACTTGGGGCTATCACTCCTTGAGGATGTTCTGCAGACTCTCAGGAAACAGAATCCAAGAGATTACGCAGCTTGA